The following proteins are encoded in a genomic region of Musa acuminata AAA Group cultivar baxijiao chromosome BXJ2-11, Cavendish_Baxijiao_AAA, whole genome shotgun sequence:
- the LOC103970043 gene encoding replication factor C subunit 3-like: MPFNGASSSSTLLFNAIATMKGPFASFRRSSSEPAVSTSDDAGSTAPDSSAAHSSFLAEEPLRHSQGLLRPFLPSLGFSPGRRKTLPDGAATATSSLGSPPAGHPGGSQISQSSTRGEEGGSRGEITSTSPTSKPSRESEPVPVHLSPVAVTAPAAADAIITAVEKKGSTTNSKDAVSTGVFEEKAYVWANKYRPSALNEFICNRDQAMELRQMVNAPQFSHLIFEGPPGVGKKTMVLATLRDAFGPENLEMKTELKKFELKGEFITNIEVIMRRSSQHVEVNLSDLHGYEKHVIISLIHESYIPSDRYDNCDHTNVRVVVLHEADKLSTDAQHYVCWLMEKYKGCNKIFFCCSDTSKLQIIKPICKIVKLRPPSDNEIIEVLEFIARQESIDLPHHMAKRFAENSKHNLRQAIRSFEASWNSNYSLKENQDILTGWEDDIASIAKSIVDEQSPKQLYIIRGKLKNLIEYDVSPDFIFTTLIVELKEHLDDQLQAKIDDLYREYKNWDNMSFLDAIKHTSLEHPEPSDLKRNVRYFMRIEEFIAKFMSLYKSAATKRVEGP; encoded by the exons ATGCCGTTTAAcggcgcctcctcctcctctactcttctctTCAACGCCATCGCCACTATGAAGGGCCCCTTCGCTTCCTTCCGCCGTTCCTCCTCCGAACCCGCTGTCTCTACCTCTGACGACGCAGGATCTACGGCACCCGATTCCTCCGCCGCCCACTCCTCCTTCCTTGCCGAGGAACCCCTCCGCCATAGCCAGGGCCTTCTCCGTCCCTTCCTCCCGAGCCTCGGTTTCAGCCCTGGCCGCCGCAAGACCCTTCCGGACGGCGCCGCCACGGCCACGTCGTCGCTCGGGTCCCCTCCCGCGGGTCATCCTGGTGGGTCTCAGATTTCCCAGTCCTCGACTCGTGGTGAGGAGGGTGGATCGAGGGGGGAGATTACCTCTACCTCTCCGACGAGCAAGCCCTCGAGGGAGAGCGAACCGGTTCCGGTCCACCTATCACCTGTCGCTGTTACGGCGCCGGCTGCTGCTGATGCAATCATCACCGCCGTAGAGAAGAAGGGCAGCACCACCAATTCGAAGGATGCGGTGAGCACTGGGGTTTTTGAGGAGAAGGCATATGTTTGGGCAAACAAGTACCGACCAAGTGCTCTAAACGAGTTCATCTGTAACAGAGACCAGGCTATGGAACTCCGCCAGATG GTTAATGCACCCCAATTCAGCCATTTAATATTTGAAGGCCCTCCAGGGGTCGGGAAGAAAACTATGGTTTTAGCAACATTGAGAGATGCCTTTGGACCTGAGAATTTAGAG ATGAAAACCGAGCTGAAAAAGTTTGAGCTGaag GGAGAATTCATTACAAATATTGAAGTTATCATGAGGAGATCTTCCCAACATGTTGAGGTCAACCTATCTGATTTGCATGGGTACGAGAAACATGTCATAATATCTTTGATACATGAATCATATATACCATCAGATAGATACGACAACTGTGATCATACAAATGTCAGAG TGGTGGTTCTCCATGAGGCTGACAAGCTTTCAACAGATGCTCAACATTATGTCTGTTGGCTCATGGAAAAGTACAAGGGTTGCAATAAGATTTTTTTCTGCTGTTCAGATACGTCAAAGCTTCAGATCATCAAACCTATTTGCAAGATCGTAAAGCTTCGACCACCATCAGACAATGAG ATTATTGAAGTTCTTGAGTTTATTGCAAGGCAAGAATCCATAGATTTGCCACACCACATGGCCAAGAGATTTGCTGAGAACTCAAAGCATAATCTTCGACAAGCAATACGTTCTTTTGAAGCATCTTGGAACTCAAA TTATTCTCTCAAAGAAAACCAGGATATCCTAACTGGATGGGAAGATGATATAGCTAGCATAGCCAAAAGTATTGTTGACGAGCAAAGCCCTAAACA ATTGTATATAATCCGTGGAAAGCTTAAGAATCTTATCGAGTATGATGTATCGCCAGATTTTATATTTACt ACACTTATAGTTGAACTCAAGGAGCATTTGGACGATCAACTCCAAGCCAAGATAGACGACTTGTATCGGGAATATAAAAAT TGGGATAACATGAGCTTCTTGGATGCCATCAAGCATACATCGTTGGAACATCCTGAACCAAGTGACTTGAAAAGGAACGTACGCTATTTTATGAGGATCGAAG AATTTATAGCCAAGTTCATGAGCCTGTACAAATCAGCCGCCACAAAGAGGGTAGAGGGACCCTAA
- the LOC135584682 gene encoding transcription factor bHLH96-like isoform X2 — MTLEALASAELSSFLIYDTITASPLLHHAEPSSSSSFLFRSAGGEDAVGSLGIGPSRSGLVGGIPAAKEEPRPEAAAVGQGKRKRRRTRTCKNKEEAENQRMTHIAVERNRRRQMNEHLAVLRSLMPESYIQRGDQASVVGGAIDFVKELEQLLQSLEAQKRTLQQQAGKPERSSYIGEAGSSSSSSSGSNSDVVDSPPFAQFFSFPQYSWCHTTQGQDHPPSENQLPALADIEVTLIETHANVRILSPKRPGQLFKMVAGLHNLSLTILHLNVTALDSMVLYSLSVKVEEGCSLTAVDDIAAAIHHLLSLIEAEVTALAHH, encoded by the exons ATGACACTGGAAGCGTTAGCTTCTGCTGAGCTTTCCAGCTTCCTCATCTATGACACCATCACGGCCTCCCCACTCCTTCACCACGCTGAACCCTCCTCGAGCTCAAGCTTCCTCTTCCGCAGTGCCGGCGGCGAAGACGCAGTGGGCTCCCTTGGCATCGGTCCTTCCCGTTCTGGATTGGTGGGTGGCATCCCCGCGGCCAAGGAGGAACCGAGGCCTGAGGCGGCAGCAGTAGGACAGGGAAAGAGGAAGCGGCGAAGGACGAGGACATGCAAGAACAAGGAGGAAGCAGAGAACCAAAGGATGACCCACATTGCCGTCGAGCGCAACCGCCGCCGCCAGATGAACGAGCACCTCGCAGTGCTGCGCTCGCTCATGCCGGAGTCCTACATCCAAAGG GGCGACCAAGCCTCCGTTGTTGGAGGAGCTATCGACTTTGTCAAGGAGCTAGAGCAGCTTCTCCAGTCGCTGGAAGCACAAAAGAGAACACTGCAGCAACAGGCGGGGAAACCGGAGAGGAGTTCATACATCGGGGAAGctggaagcagcagcagcagcagcagcggtagcaACAGCGACGTGGTCGATTCCCCTCCCTTTGCCCAGTTCTTCTCCTTCCCGCAATACAGTTGGTGCCACACCACCCAGGGCCAGGACCACCCTCCCTCGGAGAACCAGCTGCCGGCGTTGGCCGACATCGAGGTGACACTGATCGAGACTCACGCCAACGTCCGAATCCTTTCGCCGAAGAGGCCCGGCCAGCTGTTCAAGATGGTGGCTGGGCTTCACAACCTTAGCCTCACAATCCTTCACCTCAACGTCACTGCCCTCGACTCCATGGTGCTCTACTCTCTCAGCGTCAAG GTGGAGGAGGGATGCAGTCTGACTGCTGTTGATGACATTGCAGCTGCCATCCACCATTTGCTTTCTCTGATCGAAGCTGAGGTGACTGCCCTAGCTCATCACTAG
- the LOC135584682 gene encoding transcription factor bHLH94-like isoform X1: MTLEALASAELSSFLIYDTITASPLLHHAEPSSSSSFLFRSAGGEDAVGSLGIGPSRSGLVGGIPAAKEEPRPEAAAVGQGKRKRRRTRTCKNKEEAENQRMTHIAVERNRRRQMNEHLAVLRSLMPESYIQRGDQASVVGGAIDFVKELEQLLQSLEAQKRTLQQQAGKPERSSYIGEAGSSSSSSSGSNSDVVDSPPFAQFFSFPQYSWCHTTQGQDHPPSENQLPALADIEVTLIETHANVRILSPKRPGQLFKMVAGLHNLSLTILHLNVTALDSMVLYSLSVKVRPQCSWINYDLIRKVSLKYSPAFTFFCSWANVIGNLQQGILLLYLHHLFNPLGG, from the exons ATGACACTGGAAGCGTTAGCTTCTGCTGAGCTTTCCAGCTTCCTCATCTATGACACCATCACGGCCTCCCCACTCCTTCACCACGCTGAACCCTCCTCGAGCTCAAGCTTCCTCTTCCGCAGTGCCGGCGGCGAAGACGCAGTGGGCTCCCTTGGCATCGGTCCTTCCCGTTCTGGATTGGTGGGTGGCATCCCCGCGGCCAAGGAGGAACCGAGGCCTGAGGCGGCAGCAGTAGGACAGGGAAAGAGGAAGCGGCGAAGGACGAGGACATGCAAGAACAAGGAGGAAGCAGAGAACCAAAGGATGACCCACATTGCCGTCGAGCGCAACCGCCGCCGCCAGATGAACGAGCACCTCGCAGTGCTGCGCTCGCTCATGCCGGAGTCCTACATCCAAAGG GGCGACCAAGCCTCCGTTGTTGGAGGAGCTATCGACTTTGTCAAGGAGCTAGAGCAGCTTCTCCAGTCGCTGGAAGCACAAAAGAGAACACTGCAGCAACAGGCGGGGAAACCGGAGAGGAGTTCATACATCGGGGAAGctggaagcagcagcagcagcagcagcggtagcaACAGCGACGTGGTCGATTCCCCTCCCTTTGCCCAGTTCTTCTCCTTCCCGCAATACAGTTGGTGCCACACCACCCAGGGCCAGGACCACCCTCCCTCGGAGAACCAGCTGCCGGCGTTGGCCGACATCGAGGTGACACTGATCGAGACTCACGCCAACGTCCGAATCCTTTCGCCGAAGAGGCCCGGCCAGCTGTTCAAGATGGTGGCTGGGCTTCACAACCTTAGCCTCACAATCCTTCACCTCAACGTCACTGCCCTCGACTCCATGGTGCTCTACTCTCTCAGCGTCAAGGTGCGTCCCCAGTGCTCTTGGATTAACTATGATCTGATTAGGAAAGTAAGCCTCAAATATTCTCCAGCATTTACTTTCTTCTGTTCATGGGCAAATGTCATTGGCAACCTCCAGCAAGGGATCCTTTTGCTGTACCTGCACCATTTGTTTAACCCCCTTGGGGGCTGA
- the LOC135626259 gene encoding pentatricopeptide repeat-containing protein At5g16640, mitochondrial-like, whose translation MGPNRLANRYNLSERVQLIKLAQLNRTTSARPSLSALSPPPPRPSGLSTPLPRLRGHHPVSDVYRPPRPLLRASFLLPVISEGLARLGSVWFLLRVLLLALTTEPVSAGGHLRAPSDAKADVENCCVLSSPDLLPSSYPFKNSMNNCSLAVSGRSSTSIRKRLRLPRGIPGLPCFSTSEALDLPEESFDSVFYTLPSPRYPRFRSPLPCFWALPEDAPRLGCEGSSNRERWEFTRAWVRGRMQECAKAGNLTDSLNFLRLLVPSILDYNGLLYRYLRSGHVSVDALANLFAEMKRFGPCPNVWTFNILFNGLCALGYFEDAFYVLEEMWSHRFVPSFMSLRKLMKKSLDSGSLELSLQVLRLMLNLNYLPTLQDVSNLIINLIRSNKICQAYQAFSILLGKGFVPNVYACNSILFYLSKSYRSDMALSLFYCLRKKGFSPNIYSYTAVILGFSKQGLWNEAYCFLKLMRSEGCMPTVVTYTILIKNLCRDGKLKEAFGILETMDKEGCPPDLVTCNVLLHALCGHNAITEAHNFIQIMEEKGYLLDQFSWCALAGGLLRAGLVENSIDLLQKIILVGNQTVDVVTWNIYFHSLCCNNNVKKVLDMAESMTEKGFTPTTFTCNIILKGLCKGKNTDEALEFLDSFARGGNGPDLVSFNTILSAACKQGDSSMIRRVLTRMDVEGFNLDIVGMTCLMQYFSKAGRLSESFRLVKYMILHGHLPSTITCNVLLHSLCKKGFLAHAYRMFHEFKSMKTFPDTTSYNILIHASIRKADYSSMKCLLTDMYREGLLPDATTYGSLSYGLCRKGSISAAVCLEPWMLESGVMPNISYYNTILGAAFRMGRLWDVLLILVKMEIEGFEPDAISYKLFKRKMEKGGRKGFPKAMKILKILMNKRGTGLGL comes from the exons ATGGGGCCCAACCGGCTGGCTAATCGCTA CAACTTAAGTGAGAGGGTCCAACTCATCAAATTGGCTCAACTTAATAGGACTACCAGCGCCCGCCCCTCCCTCTCCGCGCTTTCGCCGCCTCCGCCACGACCCTCTGGTCTCTCTACGCCACTCCCACGCCTACGCGGCCACCATCCAGTCTCAGACGTCTACCGTCCGCCGCGACCTCTCCTTAGAGCCAGCTTCTTACTCCCGGTTATCTCGGAAGGTCTTGCGCGGCTCGGTTCTGTTTGGTTTCTCCTTCGGGTGCTTCTCTTGGCACTCACCACTGAGCCTGTATCTGCCGGCGGACACCTTCGAGCACCGTCAGATGCAAAGGCGGATGTAGAGAACTGCTGCGTCCTTTCAAGTCCGGATCTGTTGCCATCTTCTTATCCTTTTAAGAACTCCATGAATAACTGCTCTCTGGCCGTTTCCGGACGCAGTTCGACCTCAATCCGCAAAAGATTGCGCCTTCCGCGCGGAATCCCGGGCTTGCCCTGTTTTTCCACCAGTGAAGCCCTTGATCTTCCCGAAGAAAGCTTCGACTCGGTTTTTTATACGCTCCCTTCACCTCGATATCCAAGATTTCGTTCGCCCCTTCCGTGCTTCTGGGCTCTTCCCGAGGATGCGCCTCGTCTTGGCTGTGAAGGTAGCTCCAACCGAGAGCGCTGGGAGTTCACTCGAGCGTGGGTACGAGGGCGAATGCAAGAATGTGCCAAAGCCGGGAACTTGACGGATTCTCTCAATTTTCTGCGGCTCCTCGTACCCAGTATTCTTGATTACAATGGACTTCTCTACCGCTATCTCAGATCAGGTCATGTTTCTGTAGACGCGTTGGCGAATCTTTTTGCAGAGATGAAAAGATTTGGACCGTGTCCGAACGTTTGGACGTTCAACATACTCTTCAATGGATTGTGCGCATTAGGCTATTTTGAAGATGCCTTCTATGTGCTTGAAGAAATGTGGAGCCATAGGTTTGTTCCGTCTTTCATGTCATTGAGGAAACTGATGAAGAAATCATTAGATTCGGGTAGCCTCGAACTTTCTCTGCAAGTATTAAGGCTCATGTTGAATTTAAACTATTTGCCAACGTTACAAGATGTGAGTAACTTGATAATTAACCTCATCAGAAGCAACAAAATTTGTCAAGCTTATCAAGCTTTCTCGATACTATTGGGAAAGGGTTTTGTCCCAAATGTCTATGCCTGCAATTCAATTCTTTTTTACTTAAGCAAGTCCTATCGGAGCGATATGGCTTTGTCACTCTTTTATTGTCTGAGAAAGAAGGGATTCAGTCCAAACATATACTCCTATACGGCTGTGATTCTTGGATTTAGCAAGCAAGGGTTGTGGAATGAAGCATATTGTTTTCTGAAGCTGATGCGGAGTGAAGGATGCATGCCTACGGTTGTCACATACACTATACTTATTAAGAACCTCTGCAGAGATGGGAAGTTAAAGGAGGCATTTGGTATTCTTGAGACGATGGATAAAGAAGGATGCCCTCCTGATTTAGTCACATGTAATGTGCTACTCCATGCACTCTGTGGCCACAATGCAATAACAGAAGCCCATAACTTCATTCAAATCATGGAAGAGAAAGGTTACCTACTTGATCAGTTCTCTTGGTGTGCTCTAGCTGGTGGTTTATTGAGAGCTGGGCTTGTAGAAAATTCAATAGATCTTCTGCAAAAAATAATTTTGGTGGGAAATCAAACTGTGGATGTTGTCACTTGGAATATCTACTTTCATAGTTTATGCTGCAACAACAATGTGAAAAAGGTGCTAGATATGGCTGAGAGTATGACTGAGAAGGGGTTCACTCCAACTACTTTTACGTGTAACATTATTCTGAAGGGACTATGTAAGGGGAAAAACACTGATGAGGCATTAGAGTTTCTAGACAGTTTTGCTCGGGGTGGAAATGGACCAGACTTGGTTTCTTTCAATACCATCCTGTCTGCAGCTTGCAAACAGGGAGACTCATCCATGATCCGAAGGGTTCTAACCAGAATGGATGTTGAAGGTTTCAATCTTGATATTGTTGGCATGACATGTTTGATGCAGTACTTCTCTAAGGCTGGCAGATTATCAGAAAGCTTTAGGCTTGTTAAATATATGATCTTACACGGGCATCTTCCCAGTACAATCACCTGTAATGTACTTCTGCACAGCCTTTGCAAGAAAGGGTTCCTGGCACATGCATATAGAATGTTTCATGAGTTTAAGAGCATGAAGACATTCCCAGATACCACTTCGTATAATATTCTCATACATGCTTCGATTAGGAAAGCTGACTATTCCTCCATGAAGTGCTTGTTGACTGATATGTATCGCGAGGGTTTGCTGCCTGATGCCACAACATATGGATCCTTAAGCTATGGCCTCTGCAGGAAAGGTAGTATTAGCGCTGCTGTGTGTTTGGAGCCCTGGATGCTGGAGTCTGGTGTAATGCCAAATATCTCTTACTATAACACTATTTTGGGTGCTGCATTTCGAATGGGCAGATTGTGGGATGTTTTATTAATACTTGTCAAGATGGAGATCGAAGGGTTTGAACCGGATGCAATTTCGTACAAGCTTTTCAAACGTAAGATGGAAAAGGGTGGAAGAAAGGGATTTCCAAAGGCCATGAAAATCCTTAAGATCTTAATGAACAAACGAGGGACTGGACTTGGTTTGTAA